One window of Streptomyces sp. SUK 48 genomic DNA carries:
- a CDS encoding alpha/beta hydrolase translates to MTNHETGFAPVNGTELYYERAGSGDAVVLLHTGNGNTTIWDGQFEDLARDYTVVRYDCRGFGRSGYPDEPYQSADDLAALLDHLGIERAHVIGPSFGGRIAVEFAVLHPARVRSLLLAAPVSREHVWTDEVNTNRMAEEDLIWAGDDDKALDISLGSWVAGPKRTLADMDPTLIARLRITATAGYDRRRKTVAETGNEPDELELVPNAAERLDSIQVPTLVLIGGMDQPDAIEIGERLARDIPGAKAEYADDLGHMITMERPEEFLRKARAFLAEAAR, encoded by the coding sequence ATGACGAACCACGAGACCGGCTTCGCACCCGTCAACGGCACGGAGCTCTACTACGAACGCGCGGGCTCCGGCGACGCCGTGGTCCTGCTGCACACCGGCAACGGCAACACCACCATCTGGGACGGCCAGTTCGAGGACCTGGCGCGGGACTACACCGTGGTCCGCTACGACTGCCGGGGCTTCGGCCGCTCCGGCTACCCGGACGAGCCGTACCAGTCCGCCGACGACCTCGCCGCCCTCCTCGACCACCTCGGCATCGAGCGCGCCCATGTGATCGGCCCGTCCTTCGGCGGCCGGATCGCCGTGGAGTTCGCGGTGCTGCACCCCGCCCGGGTCCGGTCCCTGCTGCTGGCCGCGCCGGTCAGCCGGGAGCATGTGTGGACCGACGAGGTGAACACCAACCGGATGGCCGAGGAAGACCTCATCTGGGCCGGCGACGACGACAAGGCCCTCGACATCAGCCTCGGCAGCTGGGTCGCCGGACCCAAGCGGACGCTCGCCGACATGGACCCGACGCTGATCGCACGACTGCGCATCACCGCCACCGCGGGCTACGACCGCAGGCGCAAGACGGTCGCGGAGACCGGCAACGAGCCCGACGAACTCGAACTGGTGCCCAACGCCGCCGAACGGCTCGACTCCATCCAGGTGCCCACGCTCGTCCTGATCGGCGGCATGGACCAGCCGGACGCCATCGAGATCGGCGAGCGCCTCGCGCGCGACATCCCCGGGGCGAAGGCCGAGTACGCCGACGACCTGGGCCACATGATCACCATGGAGCGGCCCGAGGAGTTCCTCCGGAAGGCCCGCGCCTTCCTGGCGGAGGCGGCACGATGA
- a CDS encoding GNAT family N-acetyltransferase has protein sequence MPATGIRISSHTRIPDPRGWDAVVAAAGAPVFYRSALLTSYAANPLQPTLDVRYLTVGSDDDPAAVLPLYLVPARDPFGARNVAGPPWAVSHFWHCYDTRLPLRHAQKELVEPLWEAMRAQARAWGAAEFGFINMALDSPLTPLLESRARRVPRNHRFRMPLTAVGGFAEHLERLPGRVRQDARRQLRLAARAGITGHVYRDPLPERIVRAACRLLKLTADRYNPGYYEQGPLAHLLTNVGAPACVFTLEEAGHVVAASVSFLDGRTLHNWAIGVESEVRSTFSPYLVLLDLSVDYAVSQGCEVIELGRTNPAWKQRLGAEPVELVSWMCDSHDRREFS, from the coding sequence ATGCCGGCCACAGGCATACGGATCTCCTCCCACACCCGGATCCCGGACCCGCGCGGCTGGGACGCCGTGGTCGCCGCCGCGGGCGCGCCGGTCTTCTACCGGTCCGCACTGCTCACCTCGTACGCCGCGAACCCGCTGCAACCCACCCTCGACGTGCGCTACCTGACCGTCGGCTCCGATGACGACCCGGCCGCCGTCCTGCCGCTGTACCTGGTGCCGGCCCGCGACCCGTTCGGGGCCCGGAACGTGGCCGGCCCGCCCTGGGCGGTCAGCCACTTCTGGCACTGCTACGACACCCGGCTGCCCCTGCGGCACGCCCAGAAGGAACTGGTCGAGCCCCTGTGGGAGGCGATGCGGGCACAGGCCCGCGCGTGGGGCGCGGCCGAGTTCGGGTTCATCAACATGGCACTGGACTCCCCGCTCACCCCGCTCCTGGAGAGCAGGGCCCGCCGGGTGCCGCGCAACCACCGCTTCCGCATGCCCCTGACGGCCGTCGGCGGCTTCGCCGAGCACCTCGAACGGCTGCCCGGCCGGGTACGGCAGGACGCGCGCCGGCAGCTGCGCCTGGCGGCCAGGGCCGGGATCACCGGACACGTCTACCGCGACCCGCTGCCCGAGCGGATCGTCCGGGCCGCGTGCCGGCTGCTCAAACTGACCGCCGACCGCTACAACCCCGGCTACTACGAACAGGGGCCGCTGGCACACCTGTTGACGAACGTGGGCGCGCCCGCGTGCGTCTTCACCCTGGAGGAAGCCGGGCACGTGGTCGCCGCCTCGGTCTCCTTCCTGGACGGCCGCACCCTGCACAACTGGGCCATCGGCGTGGAGAGCGAGGTGCGCAGCACCTTCAGCCCGTACCTCGTCCTGCTCGACCTCTCCGTCGACTACGCGGTCTCCCAGGGCTGTGAGGTCATCGAACTGGGCCGGACCAACCCGGCGTGGAAGCAGCGTCTCGGGGCCGAACCCGTCGAGCTCGTCTCCTGGATGTGCGACTCGCACGACCGAAGGGAATTCTCATGA
- a CDS encoding MFS transporter, which yields MTDPKPSMFLPLKHRDFAFLWTGQSLSSIGNAMFPIILAMVVLDRDAGATGLGVVLAVQGIALAVGTVLAASIGDRWRRTRVMIGADVVRAVGVAAIAIAPVHLNTAVFLVLVIAIGIAEGLFLPAYSAVPPRLLPEEALQGGNALSALSQYVSMVAGPTLAGLVIAGVGPGPALWIDVGTFAASLATLVFIKETDVADARDEVPGEEEPGGIVRRGLRDFNEGIREIRSRPWVGASIGMATVVMTFCVAPAFLAAPIVAEKSLGGSAAYGGAFAALGVGSIIGSIVGGKIRTSRPGTVACCGLFTIFGSVGSLAVLPLVGVLICWAIAGVGVTVFSILWMTALQQDVPDRVLGRVMALDWLGSQGLMPLGYAAAGVVAASIGTRDMLIVSAFIVLVAAPLPLLVRGGPTFSSRPAPVDNEPAETPV from the coding sequence ATGACGGATCCCAAGCCCAGCATGTTCCTGCCGCTCAAACACCGGGACTTCGCCTTCCTGTGGACCGGGCAGTCCCTGAGTTCCATCGGCAACGCCATGTTCCCGATCATCCTCGCGATGGTCGTCCTGGACAGAGACGCTGGCGCCACCGGGCTCGGCGTGGTCCTCGCGGTGCAGGGCATCGCGCTGGCCGTGGGCACCGTGCTCGCGGCCTCCATCGGCGACCGCTGGCGGCGCACCCGGGTGATGATCGGCGCGGACGTCGTGCGCGCCGTCGGCGTCGCCGCCATCGCGATCGCCCCGGTCCACCTGAACACGGCCGTCTTCCTGGTCCTCGTGATCGCCATCGGCATCGCCGAGGGCCTGTTCCTGCCCGCCTACAGCGCCGTGCCCCCGCGGCTGCTGCCGGAGGAGGCGCTCCAGGGCGGCAACGCGCTCAGCGCCCTGTCCCAGTACGTCTCCATGGTGGCCGGTCCCACCCTGGCCGGCCTCGTGATCGCCGGGGTGGGCCCCGGGCCCGCGCTGTGGATCGACGTCGGCACCTTCGCCGCGAGCCTTGCCACCCTCGTGTTCATCAAGGAGACCGACGTCGCCGACGCGCGCGACGAGGTCCCCGGTGAGGAGGAGCCCGGCGGCATCGTCCGGCGCGGCCTGCGCGACTTCAACGAGGGCATCCGGGAGATCCGCTCCCGCCCCTGGGTGGGCGCCTCCATCGGCATGGCGACCGTCGTCATGACCTTCTGCGTGGCCCCCGCCTTCCTCGCCGCCCCGATCGTCGCCGAGAAGAGCCTCGGCGGTTCCGCCGCCTACGGCGGTGCGTTCGCCGCCCTCGGGGTCGGCTCGATCATCGGCTCGATCGTCGGCGGCAAGATCCGCACCAGCCGCCCGGGCACCGTCGCCTGCTGCGGCCTCTTCACCATCTTCGGCTCGGTCGGCTCGCTCGCCGTGCTGCCGCTGGTCGGTGTCCTCATCTGCTGGGCGATCGCGGGCGTCGGCGTCACCGTCTTCTCCATCCTGTGGATGACCGCCCTCCAGCAGGACGTCCCCGACCGCGTCCTCGGCCGGGTGATGGCCCTGGACTGGCTGGGCAGCCAGGGCCTGATGCCGCTCGGCTACGCGGCGGCGGGCGTCGTCGCCGCCAGCATCGGAACCCGTGACATGCTCATCGTCAGCGCCTTCATCGTGCTGGTCGCGGCCCCGCTGCCGCTGCTGGTGCGCGGCGGCCCGACCTTCTCCTCCCGGCCCGCCCCCGTGGACAACGAGCCGGCCGAGACCCCGGTCTGA
- a CDS encoding class I SAM-dependent methyltransferase, translated as MTKPATALAEVFDQGIPVLAVLGAQRAGLLAALLERAATAVEFAKDLALDPLATRLTLNVLVHSGAAVHADGRYQASPELAERARNAPGGVELHLNLFGHLPELLLSGKPLLSMDGTLEERGRHYAQVAQGLGHMYPAAAAELAEALEKQPYGLGDGTRSVLDLGAGSGVWSLAAATRMPGVQVTAVDLPPVLEGLRHNAAEAGVDARVTTLEGSYFDVELPAAAHDLVILGNILHLETADDAERLVHRAAAAVKPGGTLAVIDILGSGPYETNPVRAQYALFLAARTSSGAMYSGAEVTDWLAEAGLTGMRTVELPSAPPHFTCLTAVRPR; from the coding sequence ATGACCAAGCCGGCCACCGCGCTCGCCGAGGTCTTCGACCAGGGCATACCCGTGCTCGCGGTCCTCGGCGCCCAACGCGCCGGCCTCCTCGCGGCGCTGCTCGAACGGGCCGCGACCGCCGTGGAGTTCGCGAAGGACCTCGCACTGGACCCGCTCGCCACCCGGCTCACCCTCAACGTCCTCGTGCACAGCGGCGCCGCCGTCCACGCCGACGGCCGCTACCAGGCGTCCCCCGAACTGGCCGAGCGCGCCCGCAACGCCCCCGGCGGCGTCGAACTGCACCTGAACCTCTTCGGCCACCTGCCCGAACTGCTGCTGTCCGGCAAGCCGTTGCTGTCCATGGACGGCACCCTGGAGGAGCGGGGCCGCCACTACGCCCAGGTCGCCCAGGGCCTCGGGCACATGTACCCGGCCGCGGCCGCCGAACTGGCCGAGGCGCTGGAGAAGCAGCCCTACGGCCTCGGCGACGGCACCCGCTCGGTGCTCGACCTCGGCGCCGGCTCCGGCGTGTGGAGCCTCGCCGCCGCCACCCGGATGCCGGGCGTCCAGGTCACCGCCGTGGACCTGCCGCCGGTCCTCGAAGGACTGCGGCACAACGCGGCCGAGGCCGGTGTCGACGCCCGCGTCACCACCCTGGAGGGCAGCTACTTCGACGTCGAACTGCCCGCCGCCGCCCACGACCTGGTGATCCTCGGCAACATCCTGCACCTGGAGACCGCCGACGACGCCGAGCGCCTGGTGCACCGGGCGGCCGCCGCCGTCAAGCCCGGCGGAACCCTCGCCGTCATCGACATCCTCGGCTCCGGGCCGTACGAGACGAACCCCGTACGGGCCCAGTACGCCCTGTTCCTGGCCGCCCGCACCAGCAGCGGCGCCATGTACTCGGGGGCGGAGGTGACGGACTGGCTCGCCGAGGCCGGCCTCACCGGCATGCGGACGGTCGAACTTCCCAGCGCCCCACCGCACTTCACCTGCCTCACCGCCGTACGACCCCGCTGA
- a CDS encoding isocitrate lyase/PEP mutase family protein codes for MTVHDTAPRPTPALATAIGVGVHDALTARMVQSAGFDLLWLGSLEVCSRFAIPDRNLLTPTEMTSVIREVRAATTLPVFVDADNGYGSDLTAVRAVRAFEDAGAHTVVIEDNVFPKRNSLAADESRDLMDTEEFARRLERVTAERKNLRIVARCEALVAGLGVDEAVRRMRRYAETGVDGLFVQVNRKCKDQLFPVLEQVRGLLPITLAPTSLPEVPLETFAEYGATTVLFANVVVRRMLATLPPMLGTLRSECLLSAVGQDIAPVEQVLRMTDERVG; via the coding sequence ATGACCGTGCACGACACCGCCCCGCGGCCGACCCCCGCCCTCGCCACCGCCATCGGCGTCGGCGTCCACGACGCGCTCACCGCGCGCATGGTGCAGAGCGCCGGCTTCGACCTGCTCTGGCTCGGCAGCCTGGAGGTCTGTTCGCGCTTCGCGATACCCGACCGCAACCTGCTCACCCCCACCGAGATGACCTCCGTCATCCGCGAGGTCCGCGCCGCCACCACCCTGCCCGTCTTCGTCGACGCCGACAACGGCTACGGCAGCGACCTGACCGCCGTCCGCGCGGTCCGCGCCTTCGAGGACGCCGGCGCCCACACCGTCGTCATCGAGGACAACGTCTTCCCCAAGCGCAACTCGCTCGCCGCCGACGAGTCCCGCGACCTCATGGACACCGAGGAGTTCGCCCGCCGCCTGGAACGGGTGACCGCCGAACGCAAGAACCTGCGCATCGTCGCCCGCTGCGAGGCACTCGTGGCCGGCCTCGGCGTCGACGAGGCGGTCCGCCGGATGCGCCGCTACGCCGAGACCGGCGTGGACGGGCTGTTCGTGCAGGTCAACAGGAAGTGCAAGGACCAGCTCTTCCCCGTCCTCGAACAGGTCCGCGGGCTGCTGCCGATCACGCTCGCGCCCACCTCGCTGCCGGAGGTGCCGCTGGAGACGTTCGCCGAATACGGCGCCACGACCGTGCTCTTCGCCAACGTGGTGGTGCGCCGCATGCTGGCGACGCTCCCGCCGATGCTCGGCACCCTGCGCAGCGAGTGTCTGCTCTCCGCCGTCGGCCAGGACATCGCCCCGGTGGAGCAGGTGCTGCGCATGACCGACGAGCGAGTGGGCTAA
- a CDS encoding GNAT family N-acetyltransferase, producing the protein MTGPSPNTRIDPYSIFSGASSYQGLAAEGPHPWRGLAPEDVYPCLLVLMPHYEALPVGRLAKDEAACAVLLERLRRWAGEQGLRAIAFEYLAPEAAPLTNALRTAGWPVVEFAPRCDLHITWSGFDGYLDTLSSRRRVRVRRELRALEEAGVRVATRPLRDDEPELVDLRCQLVAKYGGSADPAKEASMIRRLRSCFDDDAITVVTAEREGKTLGFGLFVQDGETWMPTLAGADYTDPDSRLTYFATLFYKPIELAPERGVRIIPYGLGSWEAKQLRGCVAAPLYGAALRLDGHI; encoded by the coding sequence ATGACGGGTCCCTCGCCGAATACCCGCATTGATCCTTATTCGATATTCTCGGGAGCCTCGTCCTATCAGGGCCTGGCGGCCGAGGGCCCGCACCCGTGGCGGGGCCTCGCGCCCGAGGACGTCTATCCCTGCCTGCTGGTGCTGATGCCGCACTACGAGGCGCTGCCGGTGGGCAGGCTCGCCAAGGACGAGGCGGCCTGCGCCGTCCTGCTGGAGCGGCTGCGGCGGTGGGCCGGCGAACAGGGGCTGCGCGCCATCGCCTTCGAGTACCTCGCCCCGGAGGCCGCGCCCCTCACGAACGCCCTGCGCACGGCGGGCTGGCCGGTCGTGGAGTTCGCGCCCCGCTGCGACCTGCACATCACCTGGTCCGGCTTCGACGGCTACCTGGACACCCTGTCCTCGCGCCGCCGGGTCCGCGTACGCCGTGAGCTGCGCGCCCTGGAGGAGGCCGGGGTGCGGGTCGCCACCCGGCCGCTGCGGGACGACGAGCCGGAGCTGGTCGACCTGCGCTGCCAGCTGGTCGCCAAGTACGGGGGGAGCGCCGACCCCGCCAAAGAGGCGTCGATGATCCGCCGGCTCCGGTCCTGCTTCGACGACGACGCGATCACCGTCGTCACGGCCGAACGCGAGGGGAAGACCCTGGGGTTCGGGCTCTTCGTCCAGGACGGCGAGACCTGGATGCCCACGCTCGCCGGCGCGGACTACACCGACCCGGACTCCCGGCTCACCTATTTCGCCACGCTGTTCTACAAGCCCATCGAGCTGGCACCCGAGCGGGGCGTCCGGATCATTCCGTACGGCCTCGGTTCCTGGGAGGCCAAACAACTCAGAGGATGCGTCGCCGCCCCGCTGTACGGCGCCGCGCTGCGCCTTGACGGGCATATCTAG
- a CDS encoding nucleoside-diphosphate kinase — MTIEDERAIREGQSFDESVWQTHAFCLISPDSLREQRVGAILDHLAVAGFKPVGWREVRVTAQQIDAIAEIQNVGAGSTFRYRALDALFSLGPSVALRLRDEVSRSAAERYAVLHEIKGGTPPRTRPGSIRHEVGSVNAILSLLHLSDSPANAARESAAILGPEPLAAFHDGGTFDGYLSVLARTQPKESRDHVAVLGALRGRIVSALWTELGDEGRALADRLTARGELARPDAGRRLAALVRPEAAGHPLLAVLAHPFDPSAAPWDLSEVDLVLRRHGCACDSWERAVLTTSQYFEPVLTTKGAHGHADRDHDLGTD; from the coding sequence ATGACAATCGAAGACGAACGGGCCATTCGAGAGGGACAGTCTTTCGATGAATCGGTCTGGCAAACTCATGCGTTCTGCCTGATCAGTCCCGACAGCCTGCGCGAACAGCGAGTCGGCGCCATACTCGATCATCTCGCGGTCGCGGGTTTCAAGCCTGTCGGATGGCGGGAAGTGCGAGTGACCGCCCAGCAGATCGACGCCATTGCCGAGATTCAGAACGTCGGCGCCGGGAGCACTTTCCGCTATCGCGCCCTCGACGCCCTCTTCTCACTCGGACCGTCGGTGGCGCTGCGGCTGCGCGACGAAGTGTCCCGCAGTGCGGCGGAACGGTACGCCGTTCTCCACGAAATCAAAGGCGGCACGCCGCCCAGAACACGCCCCGGCTCGATCCGGCACGAGGTCGGCTCGGTGAACGCCATTCTGAGCCTGCTCCATCTGTCGGACAGCCCCGCGAACGCCGCCCGGGAATCGGCTGCGATACTCGGCCCCGAACCGCTCGCGGCATTCCACGACGGCGGCACGTTCGACGGATACCTCTCGGTGCTCGCCCGGACCCAGCCGAAGGAGTCCCGCGACCACGTCGCCGTCCTCGGCGCGCTGCGCGGGCGCATCGTCTCCGCGCTGTGGACCGAACTCGGCGACGAAGGACGCGCCCTCGCCGACCGGTTGACCGCCCGCGGCGAACTCGCCCGCCCGGACGCCGGCCGCCGGCTCGCCGCCCTGGTCCGCCCCGAGGCCGCCGGGCACCCGCTGCTCGCCGTCCTCGCGCACCCCTTCGACCCGAGCGCGGCCCCCTGGGACCTGTCCGAGGTGGACCTCGTGCTCCGACGCCACGGCTGCGCGTGCGACTCCTGGGAGAGGGCGGTCCTGACCACCTCGCAGTACTTCGAGCCCGTCCTCACCACGAAAGGCGCGCATGGACACGCAGACCGCGATCATGACCTTGGGACGGACTGA
- a CDS encoding nucleotidyltransferase family protein: MDTQTAIMTLGRTEPPSSTVAAALDTLDGELTPEDLYATLSRSKVTRLAHAALEGHTGSPWSRRLYELLAEEVRQDDAWQADAAPKMREVVDAVAEFGGRIIKGLCAQSVYPRPELRHLGDVDVQFPQWAAARPLVDWLRERDWVYDTDEMPWLKWHDNGAVYGQVSLVYPDNKNPYARVDLHIGAFSVGHAGLLPLVGWRAGTALGRPATVPGVETSLAITAAHALCDQMLSVKDVNDLHALISDTTPDWVSVSELCRSVRAQGALARVVDAVRRAYPESTAVLPPDLGEETGLELAPPGPEARAEAFAALAYEDERARGADDAAATALADSARHYFSADLSPRVADPDGTAAPGEPGRDRCWRLVPREVWETLAETTADSAPAEVTSVELAAGITLFGAANAWAVRYAGDVLVPTVWGEISRDSLALARRLTAGPA, from the coding sequence ATGGACACGCAGACCGCGATCATGACCTTGGGACGGACTGAGCCGCCGTCCTCGACCGTCGCCGCCGCGCTGGACACGCTGGACGGCGAGCTCACCCCCGAGGATCTGTACGCGACCCTCTCCCGCTCGAAGGTCACCCGCCTCGCGCACGCCGCCCTCGAAGGGCACACCGGCTCCCCCTGGTCGAGGCGGCTGTACGAACTCCTCGCCGAGGAAGTCCGCCAGGACGACGCCTGGCAGGCCGACGCCGCCCCGAAGATGCGCGAAGTCGTCGACGCCGTCGCGGAGTTCGGCGGGCGCATCATCAAGGGACTGTGCGCCCAGTCGGTCTACCCCCGGCCCGAGCTGCGCCATCTCGGCGACGTGGACGTGCAGTTCCCGCAGTGGGCCGCCGCCCGGCCGCTGGTCGACTGGCTGCGCGAGCGCGACTGGGTGTACGACACCGACGAGATGCCCTGGCTCAAGTGGCACGACAACGGTGCCGTGTACGGCCAGGTCTCCCTCGTCTACCCGGACAACAAGAACCCGTACGCCCGGGTCGACCTGCACATCGGCGCCTTCTCGGTGGGCCACGCCGGACTGCTGCCGCTGGTCGGCTGGCGCGCCGGGACAGCGCTCGGGCGGCCCGCCACCGTCCCCGGTGTCGAGACCTCCCTCGCGATCACCGCCGCGCACGCCCTGTGCGACCAGATGCTGTCCGTCAAGGACGTCAACGACCTGCACGCCCTGATCAGCGACACCACCCCGGACTGGGTGTCGGTGAGCGAGCTGTGCCGCTCGGTACGCGCCCAGGGCGCCCTCGCCCGCGTGGTCGACGCGGTCCGCCGGGCCTACCCGGAGAGCACCGCCGTACTGCCCCCGGACCTGGGGGAGGAGACCGGGCTGGAGCTGGCCCCGCCGGGACCCGAGGCACGGGCCGAGGCGTTCGCCGCCCTGGCCTACGAGGACGAGCGGGCCCGCGGCGCCGACGACGCCGCCGCGACCGCCCTCGCGGACTCCGCGCGCCACTACTTCTCCGCCGACCTGAGCCCGCGCGTCGCGGACCCGGACGGCACCGCCGCCCCCGGCGAGCCGGGCCGGGACCGCTGCTGGCGGCTCGTGCCGCGCGAGGTGTGGGAGACGCTCGCCGAGACCACCGCCGACAGCGCGCCCGCCGAGGTCACGAGCGTCGAACTCGCGGCGGGCATCACCCTGTTCGGCGCCGCGAACGCCTGGGCCGTCCGGTACGCCGGCGATGTCCTCGTGCCCACCGTCTGGGGCGAGATCAGCCGGGACAGCCTCGCGCTCGCCCGCCGGCTCACGGCAGGGCCGGCGTGA
- the aepY gene encoding phosphonopyruvate decarboxylase has protein sequence MTNTTPALPADLLDRALRARGVDRFAGVPCSYFAGLIPLLQQDGRYVACANEGAAFATACGFSLAGTPGAVLLQNSGLGNLVNPLTSLSAPYDIGVLMFVSHRGDPDGPPDEPQHRLMGAATVPLLDALRVPHWQLSPEPDALGATLDAAVEAVRSGRTAALVVPRGVLAGPAPAEETPETSRRPGTHDVVAALGALLRDELVVSTTGFTSRWLFAGADRPGNFYMQGSMGHALSLGLGLALARTDRRVFVLDGDGACLMHMGALGTVGAQAPGNLVHVVLDNRQYESTGGQPTAGARTRFEDVARASGYRWGGRVTSLSDLKPVLEHVGSQPGPALLVIETTAGTGAAPARATASLEPDAIRTRFMTEAAG, from the coding sequence ATGACGAACACGACTCCGGCCCTGCCCGCGGACCTCCTCGACCGGGCCCTGCGCGCCCGCGGTGTCGACCGGTTCGCGGGTGTCCCCTGCTCCTACTTCGCCGGTCTGATCCCCCTGCTCCAGCAGGACGGCCGCTATGTGGCCTGCGCCAACGAGGGCGCCGCCTTCGCCACCGCCTGCGGCTTCTCCCTCGCCGGGACGCCCGGCGCCGTACTGCTCCAGAACTCGGGCCTCGGCAACCTGGTCAACCCTCTCACCTCGCTGTCCGCGCCGTATGACATCGGTGTCCTGATGTTCGTCAGCCACCGCGGCGACCCGGACGGGCCGCCCGACGAACCCCAGCACCGGCTCATGGGCGCCGCCACCGTCCCGCTCCTCGACGCGCTCCGGGTGCCCCACTGGCAACTCTCGCCCGAGCCCGACGCGTTGGGCGCGACCCTCGACGCCGCCGTCGAAGCGGTCCGGTCCGGGCGCACCGCCGCCCTCGTCGTCCCGCGCGGCGTGCTGGCGGGGCCGGCCCCCGCCGAGGAGACGCCCGAGACCTCCCGGCGCCCGGGCACCCACGACGTGGTGGCCGCGCTCGGCGCACTGCTCCGCGACGAACTCGTCGTCTCCACCACCGGGTTCACCTCGCGCTGGCTGTTCGCCGGAGCCGACCGGCCCGGCAACTTCTACATGCAGGGCTCCATGGGCCACGCCCTCTCCCTCGGCCTCGGCCTGGCACTGGCCCGCACCGACCGCCGGGTGTTCGTGCTCGACGGCGACGGCGCCTGCCTGATGCACATGGGCGCCCTCGGCACCGTCGGCGCCCAGGCCCCCGGCAACCTCGTCCATGTCGTCCTGGACAACCGGCAGTACGAGTCGACCGGCGGCCAGCCCACCGCGGGCGCCCGCACCCGCTTCGAGGACGTCGCCCGTGCGAGCGGCTACCGCTGGGGCGGCCGCGTCACCTCCCTCAGCGACCTCAAACCCGTACTGGAGCACGTCGGTTCACAGCCCGGACCCGCCCTCCTCGTCATCGAGACGACCGCCGGCACGGGCGCAGCGCCGGCGCGGGCGACGGCCAGCCTGGAGCCCGACGCGATCCGCACCCGCTTCATGACCGAGGCCGCCGGCTGA
- a CDS encoding class I SAM-dependent methyltransferase, with translation MLGAQMQFELSRLVDAAWAVAAYAAQGRDDLSPRQRAAAERALTLSGLPVGFHDPEFAAALTSQLAQAAAFAEGPAKGWGDMPDEVLLAQGRGSRQVADWIVDEAAPVLGLTGIAERTDAAFLDVGVGTGQLAARIAERWPRARVVGVDRMERVLGLARTVIDEAGCADRVELRHGDVTDLADDAVYDLAWLPLSFMSPDAIPKALETVRRVLRPGGWVIATTFAADCELPIVNAMSDLVTAVNGGSSLTQEDLLVEIRAAGYAETVSLPSTPLTGALTAARG, from the coding sequence ATGCTCGGCGCACAGATGCAGTTCGAACTCAGCAGACTGGTCGACGCGGCCTGGGCCGTCGCCGCCTACGCCGCACAGGGCCGCGACGACCTGAGCCCGCGCCAGCGCGCCGCGGCGGAGCGGGCGCTCACCCTGTCCGGGCTGCCGGTCGGCTTCCACGATCCGGAGTTCGCCGCCGCCCTGACCAGCCAGCTCGCCCAGGCCGCGGCGTTCGCCGAGGGCCCCGCCAAGGGCTGGGGCGACATGCCCGACGAAGTCCTGCTCGCCCAGGGGCGCGGCTCGCGCCAGGTCGCGGACTGGATCGTCGACGAGGCCGCCCCCGTCCTCGGCCTCACCGGCATCGCGGAGCGGACGGACGCCGCCTTCCTCGACGTCGGCGTGGGCACCGGCCAGCTCGCCGCCCGTATCGCCGAACGCTGGCCGCGCGCCCGGGTCGTCGGCGTGGACCGCATGGAACGCGTCCTCGGCCTCGCCCGCACCGTCATCGACGAGGCCGGCTGCGCCGACCGGGTCGAGCTGCGCCACGGCGATGTCACCGACCTCGCCGACGACGCGGTCTACGACCTGGCCTGGCTGCCGCTGAGCTTCATGTCCCCCGACGCGATCCCCAAGGCGCTCGAAACGGTGCGCCGGGTACTGCGGCCCGGCGGCTGGGTGATCGCCACCACCTTCGCCGCCGACTGTGAACTCCCCATCGTCAACGCGATGTCCGACCTGGTCACCGCGGTCAACGGCGGCAGCTCCCTGACCCAGGAGGACCTCCTGGTGGAGATCCGCGCCGCCGGTTACGCCGAGACCGTGTCACTGCCTTCCACCCCGCTGACCGGCGCGCTGACCGCCGCCCGCGGCTGA